From Luteococcus japonicus, one genomic window encodes:
- a CDS encoding SIR2 family protein, protein MSSDFDDAVEFLTNHIQERPDLPIALLFGSGLSVPVVPGAKDMAKQFLAAANVPRSDEEHILRGSPGVAYRQAAMKLKQRRGAPIVDRVIRAAVESARAGASDEWRITKAQAAMSRLVARIPKQQMSALWTTNFDPLAECALDLEGVDHFTCHVSTDQFTDLETIVSRGVPVVHLHGFWNRDTMSTADQLERRRDDFESSIRRALLGTLVVVVAYGGWDDSFTRTLDKLVSSGELAQSGGGLIWLNYSMDSQDVGPIFGKILGARNVNFYNGIDAADFFTAVLAKVSGLERESLVRLPGWMPLGGQMPPTASADEILEYCQGIHPSWATVRSAPILSSAREAQTLLHEAMSAQGDAVLALVAPAGEGKSTALRQLALQVQSEGWNLLYREPGAPAISASWVAEMRAMFGRTILFIDEADLVLNDIRRTLITGCRPDEGRIIWVLAVHTHYRSTLAGMAAGHAASVTILDFHGPTEVDAFDIAGWYRGARVLPPPYDTKSTQDIANMIIAASGGAQGSSLLGGMLDLWASDDLVDRVEDLMVRLEKLELYRTNMRQILIIIAVVQVAWDLWQEDEDGVSFDVLGEIIGISSGDVLRFAVDPLGREVGVSVIGSRVYVRHGRIAEYVVKIARQSGELNAVLGLIGEAGGRLRLQDQESQFHNAYRLAAKMNGHDSFDASEAHVAAYGAVRGATEILEPRVNLMKVARDQGRFEFSTQYARAVWDHRSSYSDSAIKVRGFLVEWAMAEYACGNSELALGLVCASVSDLRGTHGPRKSHIEYAMTTARSMCRTSSDQKVKELAKAVVGIESYLRRGSSGVTLAQIVDEFRRSSYRFGIMIDGLEEWRFVGMHDLLRAKDSSSGGY, encoded by the coding sequence ATGAGTAGCGACTTCGATGATGCAGTCGAGTTTTTGACGAATCATATTCAGGAGCGCCCTGATCTCCCGATTGCACTCCTCTTTGGTTCTGGCTTGAGTGTGCCAGTGGTGCCAGGGGCTAAAGACATGGCCAAGCAGTTCTTGGCGGCCGCCAACGTACCCAGGAGCGATGAGGAGCATATCCTCAGAGGTTCTCCAGGGGTCGCGTATCGACAGGCAGCGATGAAACTCAAACAACGTCGTGGTGCCCCGATCGTGGATCGCGTTATCCGCGCAGCAGTTGAAAGTGCTCGCGCTGGGGCCTCCGATGAATGGCGGATCACCAAAGCGCAGGCTGCGATGTCTCGACTTGTAGCTAGAATTCCCAAGCAACAAATGAGCGCTCTCTGGACAACAAATTTTGATCCTCTTGCAGAATGCGCGTTGGATCTTGAGGGGGTTGATCATTTTACCTGCCATGTCTCAACTGACCAATTTACTGATCTTGAGACCATCGTGAGCCGCGGGGTTCCCGTCGTCCACCTTCATGGATTCTGGAATCGGGACACAATGTCGACTGCAGATCAGCTTGAGCGAAGGCGTGACGACTTCGAATCTAGCATCCGGCGAGCGCTATTGGGGACTTTGGTTGTAGTCGTTGCCTATGGCGGTTGGGATGATTCATTTACCCGGACTCTTGACAAGTTGGTTTCAAGCGGTGAACTCGCCCAGAGCGGCGGCGGGTTGATTTGGCTCAATTATTCCATGGACTCTCAAGATGTTGGCCCTATATTCGGGAAGATTCTAGGAGCGCGCAACGTTAATTTTTACAACGGGATCGACGCGGCTGATTTCTTTACCGCGGTGCTTGCGAAGGTATCCGGTTTGGAGCGGGAGTCCTTGGTAAGGCTTCCTGGCTGGATGCCGCTGGGGGGCCAGATGCCCCCGACTGCAAGTGCGGATGAGATTCTCGAATACTGCCAGGGGATTCACCCATCGTGGGCCACGGTGCGCAGCGCTCCGATTCTCAGTTCGGCCCGAGAGGCTCAAACATTGCTGCACGAGGCCATGTCCGCCCAAGGCGATGCGGTTCTAGCCTTGGTAGCTCCCGCCGGAGAAGGTAAATCCACGGCGCTCCGCCAGTTGGCCCTGCAGGTGCAATCAGAGGGATGGAACCTCCTTTATAGAGAGCCGGGGGCCCCCGCAATCTCAGCTAGTTGGGTCGCCGAAATGCGGGCCATGTTTGGAAGAACTATCCTTTTTATCGATGAGGCCGACCTCGTCCTAAACGACATTCGTCGGACGTTGATCACTGGCTGCCGCCCAGACGAAGGACGGATTATTTGGGTCCTTGCTGTGCACACGCACTATCGATCCACTTTGGCGGGAATGGCTGCAGGTCATGCGGCTTCTGTGACGATTCTTGATTTCCATGGTCCCACGGAAGTTGATGCCTTCGACATAGCCGGGTGGTATCGGGGGGCTCGGGTGTTGCCGCCACCGTACGACACGAAGTCAACCCAAGACATTGCCAACATGATCATCGCCGCCTCTGGTGGTGCTCAAGGAAGCTCCTTGCTGGGAGGCATGTTGGATTTGTGGGCCAGCGATGACCTCGTTGATCGTGTTGAAGACTTGATGGTCCGTTTGGAAAAGCTAGAGCTGTACAGAACAAACATGCGACAGATTCTCATCATTATTGCGGTTGTCCAGGTTGCTTGGGATCTCTGGCAGGAGGACGAGGACGGTGTCAGTTTTGATGTCCTTGGTGAGATTATCGGTATCAGTTCAGGCGATGTGCTTCGTTTTGCGGTTGACCCACTTGGTCGTGAAGTAGGTGTATCTGTCATCGGTTCGCGAGTTTACGTGCGGCACGGCAGGATCGCTGAGTATGTCGTGAAGATTGCCCGTCAGTCCGGCGAGTTGAATGCGGTCCTAGGTCTGATTGGGGAAGCTGGGGGGAGGCTGCGCCTGCAGGATCAGGAGAGTCAATTTCATAATGCCTACCGACTGGCTGCGAAGATGAATGGACATGATAGCTTCGACGCTAGCGAAGCGCATGTTGCGGCTTACGGGGCGGTACGTGGTGCGACGGAAATCCTTGAGCCACGAGTGAACCTAATGAAGGTTGCACGAGATCAAGGGAGGTTCGAGTTCTCTACGCAGTATGCTCGGGCGGTCTGGGATCACCGGAGTAGTTATTCTGATTCGGCGATCAAGGTGCGGGGATTTCTCGTTGAATGGGCGATGGCGGAGTATGCCTGTGGGAACTCTGAATTGGCGTTGGGGCTAGTTTGCGCTTCAGTCTCGGATTTGCGTGGGACTCATGGACCGAGAAAATCGCACATTGAATATGCCATGACGACCGCGCGGTCAATGTGTCGGACGAGTTCGGATCAGAAGGTAAAGGAATTGGCAAAGGCGGTTGTGGGGATTGAGAGTTATCTCCGTCGCGGATCCAGTGGGGTGACGCTAGCCCAAATCGTTGATGAATTTCGTCGAAGTTCCTATAGATTTGGTATCATGATTGATGGTCTCGAAGAGTGGAGATTCGTAGGCATGCATGACTTGCTGCGTGCGAAGGATTCTTCCTCTGGCGGTTACTGA
- a CDS encoding NAD(P)H-quinone dehydrogenase — translation MTRVVIIGGGPGGYEAALVAAQLGAEVTLVEGTGLGGAAVLTDCVPSKTLIATAEVMSLIERAGQLGLKVTSSGDDDSVVSSVEVDLKTVNGRVLELAKAQSESIARSMEKAGVTVIDGWAHMESATRITVSNDAGTQELEADIVLVATGTTPRELDTAKCDGERILNWKQVYNLCELPKKLIVVGSGVTGAEFANAYDALGVDVVLVSSRKQVLPGEDQDAAGVLQDVFERRGMEIMSECRAVSARREGDEVIVGLEDGREVRGSHCLMAVGSIPNTKDMGLENAGVTLAPSGHIVVDKVSRTSARTVYAAGDVTGVFALASVAAMQGRIAMWHALGDAVAPLNLKSVSSNVFTSPEIATVGMTQKQADEGTLDIGQIMLPLAGNPRAKMQGVTDGFVKLFCLPVTGIIVGGVVVAPHASELIHSISLAVAEKITVDQFSHDFTVYPSMSGSIAEAARRLHLHAHPEKPSSTQV, via the coding sequence GTGACCAGAGTCGTGATCATTGGTGGAGGCCCCGGAGGCTACGAAGCTGCCCTAGTGGCGGCCCAATTGGGCGCGGAGGTGACTCTCGTGGAAGGTACCGGGCTCGGCGGCGCCGCCGTGCTCACCGACTGCGTACCCTCCAAGACGCTCATCGCCACCGCGGAGGTGATGAGCCTGATCGAGCGCGCCGGCCAGCTGGGCCTGAAGGTGACCAGCTCCGGCGACGACGACTCGGTGGTCTCGTCCGTCGAGGTCGACCTCAAGACCGTGAACGGGCGCGTGCTGGAGCTGGCCAAGGCGCAGTCCGAGTCGATCGCCCGCAGCATGGAGAAGGCCGGTGTCACCGTCATCGACGGTTGGGCGCACATGGAGTCGGCCACCCGGATCACCGTCAGCAATGACGCGGGCACGCAGGAGCTGGAGGCCGACATCGTGCTGGTGGCCACCGGCACCACGCCCCGCGAGCTGGACACCGCCAAGTGCGACGGCGAGCGGATCCTGAACTGGAAGCAGGTCTACAACCTGTGCGAGCTGCCCAAGAAGCTCATCGTCGTCGGCTCCGGCGTCACGGGTGCCGAGTTCGCCAATGCCTATGACGCGCTGGGCGTCGACGTGGTGCTGGTCAGCTCCCGCAAGCAGGTGCTGCCGGGCGAGGACCAGGATGCCGCCGGCGTGCTGCAGGACGTCTTCGAGCGCCGGGGCATGGAGATCATGAGCGAGTGCCGCGCCGTCAGCGCGCGTCGTGAGGGCGACGAGGTGATCGTCGGCCTGGAGGACGGCCGCGAGGTCCGCGGCTCGCACTGCCTGATGGCCGTCGGCTCCATCCCGAACACCAAGGACATGGGCCTGGAGAATGCCGGCGTGACGCTGGCCCCCAGCGGCCACATCGTCGTCGACAAGGTCTCCCGCACCTCCGCGCGCACCGTCTACGCGGCCGGCGACGTGACCGGAGTCTTCGCCCTGGCCTCCGTGGCCGCCATGCAGGGCCGCATCGCCATGTGGCACGCACTGGGCGACGCGGTGGCCCCGCTGAACCTGAAGTCCGTCTCGTCCAATGTCTTCACCTCCCCGGAGATCGCCACCGTCGGGATGACCCAGAAGCAGGCCGACGAGGGCACGCTGGACATCGGCCAGATCATGCTGCCGCTGGCCGGCAACCCGCGGGCCAAGATGCAGGGCGTCACCGACGGTTTCGTGAAGCTCTTCTGCCTGCCCGTCACCGGCATCATCGTCGGCGGCGTCGTGGTGGCCCCGCACGCCAGCGAGCTGATCCACTCCATCTCCCTCGCCGTCGCGGAGAAGATCACGGTGGACCAGTTCAGCCATGACTTCACCGTCTACCCGTCGATGTCCGGCTCCATCGCCGAGGCGGCCCGACGCCTGCACCTGCACGCCCACCCGGAGAAGCCCTCCAGCACGCAGGTGTGA
- a CDS encoding purine-nucleoside phosphorylase, with protein sequence MSSTDFSDPTAIAQQAADFVRAQLLAPAGLDNIDVALVLGSGWNQGVDQLGDEIASINLDAVPGFSKPVVAGHGGALRLARTASGKVAMVLTGRTHFYEGRGVEPVVHGVRTAAALGASTLVLTNGCGGLDPAWAPGTAVLLSDHINLTGATPLRGATFIDMSEAYSRRLRDLAREVDPSLPEGVYVQFSGPNYETPAEVRMAGVIGGNLVGMSTALETIAAREAGLEVLGISLVTNAAAGISGENLDHAEVIAAGKEAGPRLTALLQGILERI encoded by the coding sequence GTGAGCAGCACCGACTTCAGTGATCCCACCGCCATCGCCCAGCAGGCCGCCGATTTCGTCCGCGCGCAGCTGCTGGCCCCGGCGGGTCTGGACAACATCGACGTGGCCCTCGTGCTCGGCTCCGGCTGGAACCAGGGTGTCGACCAGCTGGGCGACGAGATCGCCAGCATCAACCTCGACGCGGTGCCCGGCTTCAGCAAACCCGTGGTCGCCGGACACGGTGGCGCCCTGCGGCTGGCACGCACCGCCAGCGGCAAGGTGGCGATGGTGCTCACCGGCCGCACCCACTTCTACGAGGGACGTGGCGTGGAGCCCGTCGTGCACGGCGTGCGCACGGCCGCGGCACTGGGCGCCTCGACGCTGGTGTTGACCAATGGCTGCGGGGGCCTGGACCCGGCCTGGGCGCCCGGCACCGCCGTCCTGCTCAGCGACCACATCAACCTCACCGGCGCGACGCCGCTGCGCGGCGCCACCTTCATCGACATGTCCGAGGCCTACAGCCGTCGGCTGCGGGATCTTGCGCGCGAGGTGGACCCCTCGCTGCCGGAGGGCGTCTACGTGCAGTTCAGCGGCCCCAACTACGAGACTCCCGCCGAGGTGCGGATGGCCGGCGTGATCGGCGGCAACCTGGTGGGGATGTCCACCGCACTGGAGACCATCGCCGCCCGCGAGGCCGGGCTTGAGGTGCTCGGCATCTCCCTGGTCACCAATGCCGCCGCCGGCATCAGCGGCGAGAACCTGGACCATGCCGAGGTGATCGCCGCCGGCAAGGAGGCCGGCCCGCGCCTGACCGCCCTGTTGCAGGGAATCCTGGAGAGGATCTGA
- a CDS encoding phospho-sugar mutase, whose amino-acid sequence MISSDLRRKVLTWIAEDPDEQTQARLGELLAASDAGDAAATEEIESAFAGPLTFGTAGLRAALGPGPGRMNRIVVSQAAAGFAAWLQAQGHAGGKVLIGYDARTKSDLFARDTAEIFAGAGFEPILSDTNVPTPVVAFGIKHLGCVAGIVVTASHNPPADNGYKVYLGDGSQIVPPADAEIADQIALAAARPVAELPRSTDHALIGQELVDAYCEVAAGLVPSEAPRQIDWVYTAMHGVGARVVEQAVAAAGFPAAISVGQQHDPDPTFPTVAFPNPEEPGAIDLALELAEQTDVDLVIANDPDADRCAIAAPFPTVGWRMLTGDELGSLLGDDAIRRDVPGTYANSVVSSTLLATMAKAAGKPHATTLTGFKWIGRVPDLAFGYEEAIGYCCDSAHVPDKDGITACLTILRLAAELKAKGQTIADRLDEIARTHGVHVTGQLSVRVEDLQIIRDAMAKLRKNPPATLLGEPVDVRDLNQGTAELPPTDAIELTGEWVHVVARPSGTEPKLKCYLEARVGAEESAADLKAARTEAARMLTGIRDEMAAALGVQA is encoded by the coding sequence ATGATCAGCAGCGACCTGCGCCGCAAGGTACTCACCTGGATCGCCGAGGATCCCGACGAACAGACCCAGGCCCGGCTCGGCGAACTGCTCGCCGCGAGCGACGCCGGTGACGCGGCTGCCACCGAAGAGATCGAATCCGCCTTCGCGGGTCCGCTGACCTTCGGCACCGCCGGACTGCGTGCCGCACTGGGCCCCGGGCCCGGACGGATGAACCGCATCGTGGTCAGCCAGGCCGCCGCCGGCTTCGCCGCCTGGCTGCAGGCCCAGGGCCACGCCGGTGGCAAGGTGCTGATCGGCTACGACGCCCGCACCAAGTCCGACCTGTTCGCCCGCGACACCGCCGAGATCTTCGCCGGCGCCGGCTTCGAGCCCATCCTCAGTGACACCAACGTCCCCACCCCCGTCGTCGCCTTCGGGATCAAGCACCTGGGCTGCGTCGCCGGCATCGTGGTGACCGCCAGCCACAACCCACCCGCCGACAACGGCTACAAGGTCTACCTGGGCGACGGCTCGCAGATCGTGCCCCCGGCCGACGCCGAGATCGCAGACCAGATCGCGCTGGCCGCGGCCCGCCCGGTTGCCGAACTCCCCCGCTCGACGGACCACGCGCTGATCGGGCAGGAACTCGTCGACGCCTACTGCGAGGTGGCCGCCGGTCTCGTCCCGTCCGAGGCCCCCAGACAGATCGACTGGGTCTACACCGCGATGCATGGTGTCGGCGCCCGCGTCGTGGAGCAGGCCGTGGCCGCGGCCGGATTCCCCGCCGCCATTTCCGTCGGGCAGCAGCACGATCCGGACCCCACCTTCCCCACCGTCGCCTTCCCCAACCCGGAGGAGCCCGGCGCCATCGACCTGGCCCTGGAACTGGCGGAGCAGACCGACGTGGACTTGGTGATCGCCAATGATCCCGACGCGGATCGCTGCGCCATCGCCGCCCCCTTCCCCACCGTCGGCTGGCGGATGCTGACCGGCGACGAGCTGGGATCCCTGCTCGGAGACGACGCCATTCGTCGCGACGTGCCGGGCACCTATGCCAACTCGGTGGTCTCCTCCACCCTGCTGGCCACCATGGCCAAGGCTGCGGGCAAGCCGCACGCCACCACCCTGACCGGCTTCAAGTGGATCGGACGCGTCCCGGACCTGGCCTTCGGCTACGAGGAGGCCATCGGCTACTGCTGTGACTCCGCGCACGTCCCGGACAAGGACGGCATCACCGCCTGCCTGACCATCCTGCGGCTGGCCGCCGAGCTCAAGGCCAAGGGCCAGACCATCGCGGACCGGCTCGACGAGATCGCCCGCACCCACGGCGTGCACGTCACCGGCCAGCTCAGCGTCCGCGTCGAGGACCTGCAGATCATCCGCGACGCCATGGCCAAGCTGCGCAAGAACCCGCCGGCCACCCTGCTGGGTGAGCCCGTCGACGTCCGTGACCTCAACCAGGGCACCGCCGAGTTGCCCCCCACCGACGCCATCGAACTCACCGGAGAATGGGTGCACGTCGTCGCCCGCCCGTCTGGCACCGAACCCAAGCTCAAGTGCTACCTGGAGGCGCGGGTCGGGGCCGAGGAGTCGGCCGCAGACCTGAAGGCGGCGCGCACCGAGGCCGCCCGGATGCTCACCGGGATCCGCGACGAGATGGCAGCGGCCCTCGGGGTCCAGGCCTGA
- a CDS encoding DUF2207 domain-containing protein: MHHPRLHHLVSALFAVLLALGGLLAAAGPAHADDDPPSSWHLTRHDTRITVDEQGVGKAVTTIDFDFSDDEGHGPFVVFTGRTAVASEPDLWRMTPVTIDEVTSPTGAPTDLKIESEPAGLKVRIGHRDREVQGLQTYVIRYTIRGLVEPDQKDSHLDEFNWSVVGTGWQVPIDEATATITVPGAVKLAKCFQGKKFDKPCEASADSTSSGSTVHYRATGLKEGRGMQVVAGSPAGTYSDVVVEKTHRYRWGNTFGGNPLAAGIGALLAALGSVGLWKGTRRGSDYDEVVAVRFNPPSGMRPGEAGYLLKGMTSNRDVVATLVDLAVRGHLRIEPTGKKSFTFERLGDPTPLAHHEQELLQDFFGGASTITTEEMKKRKRFTGFMGRQQTSLRSQATQYGWFSKSPVSTTLTVVLVGVFLLLALVAATVVAALRGWGMLPVLLVVPALLLFFLTSRFIRRSEQGKATLRETRGFKLYLETAEANQIRFEEGVDIFSRYLPWAIAFDVADRWVKVFQQLADEGRYDMGAAAWYVGGTDFGMSSFDGLGTIDSAMSASLSSASSSSSGGSGGGGGGGFGGGGGGGW, encoded by the coding sequence ATGCATCATCCTCGTCTCCACCACCTTGTCAGTGCGCTCTTCGCAGTCCTGTTGGCACTCGGTGGACTGCTGGCTGCCGCCGGGCCCGCACACGCCGACGACGACCCGCCGTCCAGCTGGCACCTGACCCGGCACGACACCCGGATCACCGTCGACGAGCAGGGCGTCGGCAAGGCCGTCACCACGATCGACTTCGACTTCTCCGATGACGAGGGCCACGGACCCTTCGTCGTCTTCACCGGCCGGACCGCCGTCGCCAGCGAGCCCGACCTGTGGCGGATGACCCCCGTCACCATCGACGAGGTCACCAGCCCGACGGGCGCCCCCACGGACCTCAAGATCGAGAGCGAGCCCGCCGGCCTCAAGGTGCGGATCGGCCACCGCGACCGGGAGGTCCAGGGCCTGCAGACCTATGTGATCAGGTACACGATCCGAGGCCTGGTGGAACCCGACCAGAAGGACTCACACCTGGACGAGTTCAACTGGAGCGTGGTGGGCACCGGCTGGCAGGTCCCGATCGACGAGGCCACCGCGACCATCACCGTCCCGGGCGCCGTGAAGCTGGCAAAATGCTTCCAGGGCAAGAAGTTCGACAAGCCCTGCGAGGCCAGCGCCGACTCCACCTCGTCGGGCTCGACGGTGCACTACCGGGCCACCGGGTTGAAGGAGGGCCGCGGCATGCAGGTGGTCGCGGGAAGCCCGGCCGGGACCTACTCCGACGTCGTGGTGGAGAAGACCCATCGCTACCGGTGGGGCAACACCTTCGGCGGCAACCCCCTCGCCGCCGGGATCGGCGCGCTGCTGGCCGCGCTGGGCTCCGTCGGCCTCTGGAAGGGCACCCGCCGGGGCAGCGACTACGACGAGGTCGTCGCCGTCCGCTTCAACCCGCCGAGCGGGATGCGCCCCGGCGAGGCCGGTTACCTGCTCAAGGGGATGACCAGCAATCGCGATGTGGTGGCCACCCTGGTGGACCTGGCGGTCCGCGGCCACCTGCGGATCGAACCCACCGGGAAGAAGAGCTTCACCTTCGAACGGCTCGGCGACCCGACCCCGCTGGCCCACCACGAGCAGGAACTGCTGCAGGACTTCTTCGGCGGGGCCAGCACCATCACCACCGAGGAGATGAAGAAGCGGAAGCGCTTTACCGGCTTCATGGGAAGGCAGCAGACCTCCCTGCGGAGTCAGGCCACGCAGTACGGCTGGTTCTCGAAGAGCCCCGTGTCCACCACACTCACCGTCGTCCTCGTGGGTGTCTTCCTGCTGCTCGCTCTGGTGGCGGCCACCGTCGTGGCCGCGCTGCGCGGGTGGGGCATGCTGCCGGTACTGCTGGTCGTCCCCGCCCTGCTGCTCTTCTTCCTGACCTCCCGCTTCATCCGGCGAAGCGAGCAGGGCAAGGCCACACTGCGGGAGACACGGGGCTTCAAGCTGTACCTGGAGACCGCGGAGGCCAACCAGATCCGCTTCGAGGAGGGCGTCGACATCTTCAGCCGCTACCTGCCCTGGGCCATCGCCTTCGACGTGGCCGACCGCTGGGTGAAGGTCTTCCAGCAGCTGGCCGACGAGGGCCGCTACGACATGGGCGCCGCAGCCTGGTACGTCGGCGGGACGGACTTCGGGATGAGCAGCTTCGACGGGCTGGGCACCATCGACAGCGCCATGAGTGCATCCCTGAGCTCCGCGTCCAGCTCGTCCTCCGGCGGCTCGGGCGGTGGAGGCGGCGGCGGCTTCGGCGGTGGCGGCGGCGGCGGCTGGTGA
- a CDS encoding uridine kinase family protein translates to MRTVILLAGPSGSGKSRLARTTATPQLRLDDFYHAEDHPGLPRRATGLVDWDDVGTWNLPAAIDALREVLATGRAEVPEYSIALSRATGTHLVDVSDAPVVIAEGIFAPDLLAACREHGVDVTPVWLDRSRHANFVRRLRRDLAGHRKPPAVLVRRGLMLWREERAKRRHALDLGFRPMGMAQATQLIEDLRAGA, encoded by the coding sequence ATGCGCACCGTCATCCTGCTCGCAGGCCCGTCGGGCAGCGGCAAGTCCCGCCTGGCCCGCACCACCGCAACACCCCAGCTGCGACTGGACGACTTCTACCACGCCGAGGACCATCCCGGCCTGCCCCGCCGGGCCACCGGCCTGGTCGACTGGGATGACGTCGGCACCTGGAACCTGCCCGCCGCCATCGACGCCCTGCGGGAGGTGCTCGCGACGGGACGGGCCGAGGTCCCCGAGTACTCCATCGCCCTGAGCCGCGCCACCGGAACCCACCTCGTCGACGTCTCCGATGCGCCCGTGGTCATTGCCGAGGGCATCTTCGCCCCGGACCTGCTTGCGGCCTGCCGGGAACACGGGGTGGACGTGACCCCCGTCTGGCTGGACCGGTCACGCCATGCCAACTTCGTCCGGCGACTGCGTCGGGACCTCGCCGGGCACCGCAAGCCACCCGCCGTCCTGGTGCGCCGCGGCCTGATGCTGTGGCGCGAGGAACGCGCCAAGCGCCGTCACGCCCTGGACCTGGGCTTCCGGCCAATGGGGATGGCGCAGGCCACCCAGCTGATCGAGGACCTGAGAGCAGGGGCATGA
- a CDS encoding CPBP family intramembrane glutamic endopeptidase, which yields MSWRSAPDQPLRPGQWWSHPVIRAVVFVVVMVAVAMTTVVFEQDGRAPDWVYLTGQLVASVLAYAVVVLLLENRRPPVEVDPSRWRGLPVGLGIGTAACLVVFAVLWAGGWRTIEGTNSHAPLLQPLFMMGVVAAISEEIIFRGILFRLVEAGLGTWGATLVSAAVFGLVHINNPQATWWGAVAIALEAGMMFGLLYALTRSLWVVIGVHAAWNVMQGPILGSAVSGATHNGDGLVVSHPAGPELISGGIFGLEASLVAVLVWTAISLWLVRSLVVQGRVVAPLWRRRLTAGPAAPRW from the coding sequence ATGAGCTGGCGCAGCGCCCCGGACCAGCCGCTGCGGCCGGGCCAGTGGTGGAGCCATCCCGTCATCCGGGCGGTGGTCTTCGTCGTCGTGATGGTGGCCGTGGCGATGACCACCGTGGTCTTCGAGCAGGACGGGAGGGCCCCGGACTGGGTCTACCTGACCGGGCAACTGGTGGCCAGCGTGCTGGCCTATGCCGTCGTGGTGCTCCTGTTGGAGAACCGACGCCCGCCGGTGGAGGTGGACCCGTCGCGCTGGCGGGGTCTGCCCGTGGGGTTGGGAATCGGCACGGCCGCCTGCCTGGTGGTCTTCGCGGTCCTGTGGGCCGGCGGCTGGCGGACCATCGAGGGCACCAATTCGCACGCCCCCCTGCTGCAGCCCCTGTTCATGATGGGGGTGGTGGCCGCGATCAGCGAGGAGATCATCTTCCGCGGCATCCTCTTCCGCCTCGTGGAGGCGGGGCTGGGCACCTGGGGCGCGACGCTGGTCTCCGCCGCGGTCTTCGGGCTGGTGCACATCAACAACCCGCAGGCCACCTGGTGGGGTGCCGTGGCCATCGCCCTGGAGGCCGGCATGATGTTCGGCCTGCTCTACGCCCTGACCCGCAGCCTGTGGGTGGTGATCGGGGTGCACGCCGCCTGGAATGTGATGCAGGGTCCCATCCTGGGATCGGCCGTCTCCGGCGCCACCCACAATGGCGACGGGCTGGTGGTCAGCCACCCCGCCGGCCCGGAGCTCATCTCCGGCGGCATCTTCGGGTTGGAGGCCTCCCTGGTCGCCGTGCTGGTCTGGACCGCGATCTCGCTGTGGCTGGTCCGTTCCCTGGTGGTGCAGGGGCGCGTCGTGGCGCCGCTGTGGCGCCGACGCCTCACAGCAGGGCCGGCAGCACCTCGCTGGTAG
- a CDS encoding Sir2 family NAD-dependent protein deacetylase: protein MKPVVSVRHATRPWQPTEVLRGDVEDARELLEELDGVVVLTGAGMSTDSGVPDYRGPNAQRATPMMYAEFVGDEANRRRYWARNYQGWAHLGQADPNAGHRALAHWEAMDHPTRLVGLVTQNVDGLHEAAGSQRLITLHGRSAEVICLQCGQITARTDLQPRLAALNPEVQPRRDMGHAELRPDADAVVDEWQDFVVPECLNCGGVLKPHVVFFGEPVPRQRVEEAFAWCDEADALLVAGSSLTVMSGLRFARHMHRRGKPVIVVNRGATRADELATIRLDASTSEVLPALL from the coding sequence GTGAAACCCGTCGTGAGCGTCCGGCACGCCACCCGCCCCTGGCAGCCCACCGAGGTCTTGCGCGGGGACGTCGAGGATGCCCGTGAGCTGCTGGAGGAGCTCGACGGCGTGGTGGTGCTGACCGGCGCCGGGATGTCGACCGACTCCGGAGTGCCGGACTACCGCGGCCCCAATGCCCAGCGGGCCACGCCGATGATGTACGCGGAATTCGTCGGGGACGAGGCGAACCGTCGCCGGTACTGGGCACGCAACTACCAGGGCTGGGCGCATCTGGGTCAGGCCGATCCCAATGCGGGACACCGGGCGCTGGCGCACTGGGAGGCGATGGACCACCCGACCCGGCTGGTGGGTCTGGTCACCCAGAATGTCGACGGCCTGCACGAGGCCGCCGGGTCCCAGCGCCTGATCACCCTGCATGGCCGTTCAGCGGAGGTGATCTGCCTGCAGTGCGGCCAGATCACGGCGCGCACGGACCTGCAGCCCCGGCTGGCCGCGCTCAATCCGGAGGTCCAGCCGCGGCGGGACATGGGTCATGCGGAGCTGCGGCCCGACGCCGACGCCGTCGTGGACGAGTGGCAGGACTTCGTCGTCCCCGAATGCCTGAACTGTGGGGGAGTGCTGAAGCCGCACGTCGTCTTCTTCGGTGAACCCGTCCCCAGGCAGCGCGTGGAAGAGGCCTTCGCCTGGTGCGACGAGGCCGACGCGCTGCTGGTGGCCGGCAGCTCCCTGACGGTGATGAGTGGCCTGCGTTTCGCCCGGCACATGCACCGCCGCGGCAAGCCGGTGATCGTGGTCAACCGCGGGGCCACGAGGGCCGATGAGCTCGCCACGATCCGGCTGGATGCCTCTACCAGCGAGGTGCTGCCGGCCCTGCTGTGA